A portion of the Chitinivorax sp. PXF-14 genome contains these proteins:
- the epsL gene encoding XrtB/PEP-CTERM-associated polysaccharide biosynthesis outer membrane protein EpsL: MTPRLLPWLVLSALSALSGSAWAFADDNNTVTTYVQAGYQRDSNLLRRDSASGEEADKIRILAAGVQLKLPVSLQTFTAGLDVQDVRFDRFTDLNYRSHRASAGWDWRLTPDIGGKLGWADERQPVQLKYLDQKLLDETKDRRLNASVFYRFQPEWQVEAGADDGRTTHTLQARQYLDNDSRGYSAGLRYLPTTGSSVALVAKRSTADYPNREVPVVPPTITLPFFLVDNGYTQRDLRLTADWRASETATVSAYAGQTKREHHQLNGRDFSGATGRLALDWLLSGKLRFVTGTWREIGGDEQSAFSSYAIRRGWNVEPTWYVTPKVQAKLSWRQERLQYAGAPATAVGVEQRSDKEKMLSVSADYEVLTNVVLSLSHSREKRESNQAVENYRDRMTSLFVKASF, translated from the coding sequence ATGACTCCAAGACTCCTTCCGTGGCTCGTCCTCTCTGCCTTGTCTGCCCTCAGCGGCTCGGCGTGGGCGTTTGCCGACGACAACAATACCGTGACGACCTATGTGCAGGCCGGCTACCAGCGTGACAGCAACCTGCTGCGCCGTGACTCGGCGTCCGGCGAAGAGGCGGACAAGATTCGCATCCTGGCGGCCGGCGTGCAGCTCAAGCTGCCGGTCAGCCTGCAGACGTTTACCGCCGGCCTCGATGTGCAGGACGTGCGTTTCGACCGCTTCACCGACCTCAATTACCGCAGTCACCGAGCATCTGCCGGCTGGGACTGGCGCCTGACGCCCGACATCGGCGGCAAGCTCGGGTGGGCCGACGAACGCCAGCCGGTGCAGCTCAAGTATCTGGATCAGAAGCTGCTCGACGAGACCAAGGACAGGCGGCTCAATGCCAGCGTGTTCTACCGCTTCCAGCCCGAATGGCAGGTCGAGGCCGGGGCCGACGATGGCCGGACGACCCACACGCTGCAAGCCCGCCAATACCTCGATAACGATAGCCGTGGCTATTCGGCCGGCCTGCGCTACCTGCCGACGACGGGCAGCTCGGTCGCGCTGGTGGCCAAGCGCAGCACGGCGGACTACCCCAATCGCGAAGTACCGGTGGTGCCGCCCACCATCACCCTGCCGTTCTTCCTGGTCGACAACGGCTACACGCAGCGCGACCTGCGCCTGACCGCCGACTGGCGCGCGAGCGAGACGGCCACCGTGTCGGCCTATGCTGGCCAGACCAAGCGCGAACACCACCAGTTGAACGGTCGCGACTTCAGTGGCGCAACCGGCCGCCTGGCGCTGGATTGGCTGCTTAGCGGCAAGCTGCGCTTCGTTACCGGCACCTGGCGCGAGATCGGCGGCGACGAGCAGTCGGCCTTTTCAAGCTACGCGATCCGCCGTGGCTGGAATGTCGAGCCGACCTGGTATGTGACGCCCAAGGTTCAGGCCAAGCTCAGTTGGCGCCAGGAGCGGCTGCAGTACGCGGGCGCGCCGGCGACGGCTGTCGGCGTGGAGCAGCGTAGCGATAAGGAAAAAATGCTGAGCGTGTCGGCCGATTATGAGGTGCTGACCAATGTCGTGCTGTCCCTGTCCCACTCGCGCGAGAAGCGCGAATCCAACCAGGCGGTGGAAAACTACCGGGACCGGATGACGTCGCTGTTCGTCAAGGCCTCCTTCTGA